ACACCGTCATCAGCGGCGACGTCGAGGCCGACACCCGGTGGCCTCGCTGGGGCGCGCGGGTGGCCGTCGACTTCCGGATCCGGTCTGCCATGGCTTTCCGACTCTTCAGCGACGGTTGCAGCCTCGCTGCCCTCAGCCTCTACGCCGAGGAACCCGAGGCATTCACCCGCGATGACCTGGCCGACGGCCTCGCGATGGCCGCGCACACCGGCGTCACACTCGCGTCGGTCCTCGAGCTCGACCAGATGCACACCGCACTGCTCACCCGACGCGTCATCGGTGAGGCCGTCGGGATGCTCCGCGAAAGATTCGACCTCAGTTCCGATCAGGCCTTCGCCGTCCTCAAACGGCTCTCCTCCCACCAGAACGTCAAACTGGCACGCATCGCGGAGCAGATCGTCGAGACCGGCCACCTCCCGGACCCATCTGCCTGAGCGAGCCGTCTTCAGGCATCCGGCTCGCGATTGTTGCGTGTCGACCACCGGCAACACATACGACGCAGCCACCCTGCCCGACGTGAAGGCGACCCCGACCGTCAAGGGGGAATCGAGGGCCGAGGTCTGTACTTGCCCCGGGCAAGAGACTGTGACCGGGTCGACTTGGCGAAACCGGCACATCTAAGTAGACGAGTCGGCAGTGGAAGCAGGCGTTCACGCCCACCAGCCTCGACCCTCACCCGCGCCGATCCCACGCCGCCCGCGCTCGCTTTCCTGCCCGCTGCGCCTGTGTCCAGGTGGTTGCCCAGCCGCGGGCATCGCGAGCAGCCCGCTGAAAGGTGGTGTGTTCCGAGGGCCGCAGGGCCCAGATCCTCACTCCGAGCGCTCTTGACCGACACGATCGCTGAGCAGCCCCCCAGCGACAGCGACATGTCTCTCGCCTCCGAGTCCGTGGAGACGCGGCGGCTCAGCGCGTTCCCGAACCGAGCGCATCGATCTTCCGCGACTTGGTGACATCCGCCACGCGCTCACACACCCATCGCACCACTCAACGGTCTCCCGCACCGTCGTTCGCTCCTCCGTCGTCATCCGTCGCAGTGCCTCGTCCGCTCGCCGTTCCGCGTCCGCCACCGCCAGGTCGCGCTCCGCGACTGCCGTCATGACCTCAACCGCCAACGCCTCCAACCGCCTGCTGCGGTCGAGCATCTCGGCCCGTCGCCTTCCCCGCGACTGTCCGCGCGTCGCGGCGGGCCGCCTGCCGCACCCCCTCGAGCACCCACGAATCGCCTCCACACCCCGACCTGACCGGCACACCTACGTCGCGCGCCCGCGCCGTGCGCCAAACTCGCTCAGACTTCACCCCAGCCAGCCACGTGCAACCTCAGAAGACCGACTGCTCTCCCTTCGCTGGGACGTCGCCTGTTCGCGGGATCGGCGGCGTTGGGCCCCATGAAACAAACGATCAGTGTGCTTGACCGTCCCACCCCGAATGACCGCGACCGCTCGTCCGCGGGCAGCGCCCCGCGCGATGCATGCAAGGGAGCCATTTGGTCTTTGCAGGGTGTGGGTACGCCCGGGGGACTCGATGTGTAGGAGATCCGCCGAATGGGCCACCGCCAGGGAACGCCGCCGAAAAGTCCATTGGACGAGTCTCAGCTAGTTCCGTCCCTCGGTGTCTGCGATCCGTCGGGCGTGGTCCACGAAGCTGCTTCCCACGTGAAAGGTCGCCGGTACGACTCTTGTCGAGGGCGGGCCGCACGCCGCAGAATCGGGCACCTCCGCCGGGTCCGCCGTACCGACGTGGCGCTGGTCGACGGCACTGCCGACCGCGCGGCGCCACGAGAATTGGCCTGCGGACCCGTGGCGTCGACCGCGCGGGCAGGCCGCAGAATGGTCGAGAGGCGAGGTCTCCGCCGATGCGCTCGACGTTGGAGACGCGAGACTTCATGGCTCGCGTCTGCTCGGCAACGACCCCTGCTTGAGGAGTCGCCGGCGGTGATGAGCGTTCGGCACTACCCGGCGGCCGAGAGCAGAGTGGCCAGCTCACCCGCGGTCCTACGGACTTGGACGATCATCAGCGAGAGGCTCACGTCCTCGGCGGTAACTGACAGCAGTAGGGTGCCGTGCCCATGGACTGGGGCTCCGCGGACCACGGTGCGAGACCGGCCGCCGATGAACTGGACGATCTCGATCTCCTCGACCGCTGAGTGGCGGGCGGTGGTCAGGCTTGCGCTCGCCGCTACGAGATCGCACGTGAGCCGGGCAATTGGGTCGAGGTCGTGGTCGGCCAGGCCGCGGGCGGCCAGCGGCCGCCCGTCAGGCATACACAACAGCACGGACGGGGTGGCGCCGAGGCGATCGGCTAGTGAGTCGATGTGGAACTGCCACAAGCGGTCGAAGCGTGCAATGACGGGATCGGGAGCGGTGGGCACATACGCCTCCCCGACCGGGCCGGGCTGATCTTCGGTGCGTTCGGGCCCGTGTCCCCTCACCCGAGCGTGATCGTGCGGACAAGCATCCACGTGCAAGGTATCGACTGTCATCGCGTCGCGACTGCTCGGCGCGCTCGCAGGCCCGGGGTCGGTGAGCGTAGGGCAGGCTGGCTCACGGCCCCTCGCTGGCGTGCCTGGTGCGGCAAGGGAGCCCTCTGGAGAACTCGGGCGGCGACGTCGGCGTCCCACCAAACTGACGACCCCCTCTGCGGTCTGCGTTGCGTCTGCGCCCATTCCTACCCCCTGATATGTCCTAATGACCCCGCCGTCACAACGGAGTTCCGCGAGCTGCGCCAGGCACTTCGGTTTGCCGGACGCGGTTCGGCAGTAGACGTCTGACCCAGCCCATGCTGAAGGAAGACGATGAGTCTTGTCCAAGGTTTGTCCACGGTTTCGGTTAAAATCTTGGATGCCCAAGCGAACTTGACACGGGGGAAGCGGCGTCGCCGGGCGAACTCGCCCGAGACCGACCGAACATCGCTGGCATGGGCTCCCCGCTCCGCTCGGCCGGTCATCGCTGTGACGTTGTCACCCAACCCGGGGCGCCGAAGCGGAGGTCGACGAAGTCGTTGGCCAACGCCAGCCTGATGCATGGAGATTGAGCTAGGTACGACAATGGCCGGGGGCGACATCCGTCGCGCCGATCCCGCATCGCCTCGGCTACCGCTTGGCGTCACAAGGTCCTCGAACGAGAGGTGATCGCACCTTCCGTCGGGATCGCCGGACACCACTTCAACTGTGAGAAGAATCAGGGGCTACCTGACCGGGGTCTGACCCTTGCTTACGACTGGCCGTGGTGCCTTGGCGTTGATCTGTCGGCCCCGGTCGGGTGGCGATCAGCGCACACGCCGGCTGGCCGGGAGGGCGGTGACCGAATAGGGGCCTGATCGCCAAACCGACCTCATCACAGTCCTGTCCTACCCGCCCGACCAGCTGGCATCGACCACCCAGCAGGCAGACCGGAAGGGCAGCCATGACCAGCATGACCGTCAAACCCGCCGAGCAGGTAGTGACCAGGCAGATCATCGTCGGCGTCGACACCCACAAGTACGTCCACGTTGCCATCGCACTGGACCAGCTCGGCACCCAACTCGCCGCGCAGCACGTCGCCGCCAATCGTGAGGGCTACGCACAACTAGAAGCGTGGGCTGCAGCGATGGCTGGCGACGGCCGCGTGAGCGCCTACGGCGTCGATGGCACGGGCAGCTACGGCGTCGGCCTGGCCAGCTTCCTGCGCCGCACCGGCCACCGCGTGATCGAGGTCAACCGTGGCGACCGCCGCAGCCGACGCAGCAACGGCAAGAGCGACACTCTCGACGCCGAGGCCGGTGCTCGTGCCGTGCTGGGCGGGCAGGCAGGCCAAGGCTGTCCCCAAGTCCGCCGACGGCGCAGCCGAGATGATCCGGCAGACCAAAATCGCCCGCGACACCGCCCGCAAAGCCAAGACCAGCGCCATCATCACCTTGAAGGCACTCATCGTCACCGCACCCGCCGAGCTGCGCGAGCAACTTGCCGGCCTTTCCGACAAGGTCCTCATCGACAAGTGCGCCTCACTGCGACCAGGCGCGGTCACCTCACCGACCGCGAGCACCAAGCACTCACTGCGCTCACTCGCCAAACGCTTCCAAGCGTTGGGAGCCAAGATCGGTGAGCACGACACGCTCCTCGACGACCTCACCCGCAACCACGCACCCACCCTGCGCCAAGGGCTCGGGATCGGGGCCGACACTGCCGCGGAGATGCTCATCGTCTTTGGGGACAACCCCGAGCGCGTTCACTCCGAGGCAGGCTTCGCCAAGCTCTGCGGCGCCAGCCCCATCCCGGCATCCTCCGGGATGACCAACCGTCACCGGCTCTCACGAGCCGGGCACCGAGAAGCGAACGCGGCGCTCTACCGGGCGGTGATCGTGCGGATGCGATTCCATCAGCCGACCATCGACGACGTCGCTCGCCGTACTACCGACGGACTGTCCAAACGCGACATCATCCGATGCCTCAAGCGCTACCTGGCGCGCGAGGTCTACCAAGCCGTCATGACCGACCACCGCGCACCACAAGACGCCACGAGCCCCAGGCCGCCGCGACGAAGTCTTGACCTATAGGGGCGTCTGTGAACTGAGGCGACGCACCCCAGGGCCCGCCCGTTGGTCAAGGAACGGCGTTAGGGGGTTGGTTGATCCAGGTCGGCGGCAGCCCGCCTGCACAGACGTCTGCGCAAGACGTTCTCACAGTGTCTTGCCTCAGCCCGATCGTTACGAACTCAAAGTGCCCAAACTGGATCCTCGGTGGACAGTGGCCCGATGCTCGGCAATGTGCGAGTCGTGATCACCCTCACCCACGGGAGGGTTAGCGAGGTAGCGAAGTGCCCACTTTGGCCACCGTAGCTACGCGGCCATCTTGGTGATGGGCGAACAGCCAGGCGGGCCCCTCTCGCTCGGCAAGCTCAACCAGGTGTTCAACGGCGTCGGAAAGAGATTCGTGCACGTCGAACTGCTGTCGTCCGCGGCGGCACTCCCACTCCCCCTCGCTCGTCTCTATCGCCCTGAAGAACCACATTGCAGTAGCACATCACCGCCGGCGTCGCGGCGAAAGGGCCAGTCGGCCCCGTCACGCGGGACGAACGTCACCCCCGAGACGTCAGCAGTGTCGGCAAACCCCGACGAGTTATCGATGACGTCTGACGACTAACCCGCGTCGCCGTTCAGTGAGGGTCGCTGGAGGGTCGCTGGAGGGTCGCTGGTAACCCGAGGGTGGAGACCGTAGTGGAGCCAGTAGCGGCACCCGATAGGGATTTCAGAGATCCAGCGCTGCAACCTCGTCAGGTCACCCTCATGGGGTACCACCTTCTGCGCTGTCACGGCCAATCGGTCCCGAATGCCCGGGTGCCGCAGGGGCCGGGGTCACCGCTCACTCGACCATAGGCCCCTCCTCTCTCGGCGTGGCGCGGGCGCAGCCCGCAGGCGCGAGCAGACCGCAGGCGCGAGCAGTGTTGTCCCACCCCGTCGGTGCCGTGCTCCCGAGCGCTCGGTACTTGACCCGGAGCTCGGGCTAGGTGCCGAGCTTGTGGAGCACGTCGCCAAGCCGGTCGGTTGGTTCGAGGACCACTCTTTCGATCCCGCGCCGGTCTAGGACAGCAAGCACGCTTGGGAGGAAGGTGGCCTCCTCGCCCGGTTGGAAGGCGACCACTGCCAGACGCGGCCGCCGTTCGTCGCAGAGGGAATCGACTTGGTCTAGACCATGAGCCGTCGCGACGCACCTGATGCCGGCTCCCGTCGTTCAAGGAACCGTGTGAGGAGTTCACTGATCAACTCACTCGACGTGACCACGATGACCGTCTTGTCGCCCGACATTGTCCCGCCTTTCTTCTTCGTCGCCCCCCCACGAGGTAGCACCCGCGCTTCCCGTTGGTCTTGGTGCTGGCAATCGCAGGATGCGACGCGACGTTGCAGTCTGTGTGACGACGCGGTACCAGGGGCGCCGTCGTTTGCGACGGGCCGGGCGTGGGGCGGCTGCTGCTGATGCTGTCGAATTGGGGGGTGGCATGGGCGGGTGTGGGTGCGGGCGGATGGGACATTGCGGCGTTGCGGGTGGCGATGCTCGGCCGCGCGCGTGGTCTGAAGGTTTGCATCACACATCCAAGGAGGGAGACGAGTCGGGGATACTCAGGGGTTGCATTCCGGACAGGTTCCCGGATCGGCTCGATCGCTTCCTTCGAGGGTCTGGGTGTCGGTGTGGTGGCAGGCCGGGCAGGAATACACGTGATGGCGCACGGTAGTCGTGGGTGTGCCGCACCAGCCGCAGGGTGCTCCGCGTCGCGAGCGTTCGTACCCGAAGCCGAATGAGGAGCAGGCGGGGCAACGGGTCGCCAGGCGGAGTGCGAGGTCTCGGGCGGCGGCTTGGATGAGGCTGTGGCGTGGTGTGCAGTGGTGTGCGCGTAGGTCGGTCTCGATGGTCGCGCGCCCAGTCTCATCG
Above is a genomic segment from Nocardioides okcheonensis containing:
- a CDS encoding GAF and ANTAR domain-containing protein yields the protein MDRLTFNQQLAETARRTAEASDGGHTLDQAVNLPVELIQRCSLAGIAVIHYSHRSHQPHPLAHTAGPARPARDEKNDRQADGQADGRARDHSAHRAGSIDSPAVSHDDARRVDKLQHELRQGPLIELRHDDTVISGDVEADTRWPRWGARVAVDFRIRSAMAFRLFSDGCSLAALSLYAEEPEAFTRDDLADGLAMAAHTGVTLASVLELDQMHTALLTRRVIGEAVGMLRERFDLSSDQAFAVLKRLSSHQNVKLARIAEQIVETGHLPDPSA
- a CDS encoding IS110 family transposase, translated to MTVKPAEQVVTRQIIVGVDTHKYVHVAIALDQLGTQLAAQHVAANREGYAQLEAWAAAMAGDGRVSAYGVDGTGSYGVGLASFLRRTGHRVIEVNRGDRRSRRSNGKSDTLDAEAGARAVLGGQAGQGCPQVRRRRSRDDPADQNRPRHRPQSQDQRHHHLEGTHRHRTRRAARATCRPFRQGPHRQVRLTATRRGHLTDREHQALTALTRQTLPSVGSQDR
- a CDS encoding transposase is translated as MLIVFGDNPERVHSEAGFAKLCGASPIPASSGMTNRHRLSRAGHREANAALYRAVIVRMRFHQPTIDDVARRTTDGLSKRDIIRCLKRYLAREVYQAVMTDHRAPQDATSPRPPRRSLDL